In Carya illinoinensis cultivar Pawnee chromosome 6, C.illinoinensisPawnee_v1, whole genome shotgun sequence, a single genomic region encodes these proteins:
- the LOC122312898 gene encoding heavy metal-associated isoprenylated plant protein 21-like, with amino-acid sequence MGALDFLSDYITISTPRKKRKAMQTVDIKVKMDCDGCERRVKNAVSNLRGVKQVDVNRKQSRVTVTGYVEPNKVLNRVKSTGKRAEFWPYVPYNLVAYPYVPQAYDKKAPSGYVKNVFQALPSPNAPDEKFTTLFSDENAHACSIM; translated from the exons ATGGGTGCACTCGACTTTCTCTCAGACTATATCACTATTTCCACCCCAAGGAAGAAACGCAAAGCAATGCAG ACAGTCGATATCAAGGTGAAAATGGACTGTGATGGCTGTGAAAGGAGAGTTAAAAATGCTGTTTCCAACCTCAGAG GGGTGAAACAAGTGGATGTAAACCGGAAGCAAAGCCGGGTAACTGTAACTGGGTATGTGGAGCCAAACAAGGTCTTGAATAGGGTGAAGAGCACTGGGAAGAGAGCTGAGTTTTGGCCATATGTGCCATACAACTTGGTGGCTTACCCTTACGTGCCTCAGGCCTACGACAAGAAGGCACCGTCTGGTTACGTGAAAAATGTTTTCCAAGCCCTTCCCAGCCCAAATGCACCGGACGAGAAATTCACAACCCTCTTCAGTGATGaaaatgcacatgcatgttCAATCATGTAA
- the LOC122313038 gene encoding uncharacterized protein LOC122313038 isoform X1, producing the protein MNEPDRLLSPVYAEGVKNFLTQARNHASGRDRIRCPCRTCLNNLWLPIYEVETHLFIKGINPNYTQWVFHGEDETTLYVSDDDTSDEVIPEDDYIDDMQHMLDDIRAGTFINVSQHNSSSPNRPPIPGDEPATTFDKLLDDARRPLFEGCTKFTKLSFIVKLLHIKSIGGWSIKSFNMLLDLLRFAFPDALLPQSYEESKSLERGLGFNYHKIHACPNDCILFWKENASLNECPVCKASRWMPNTHGSRVIPQKVLRHFPLKPRLQRLFMSAKIAGDMRWHKDQRPIDDISLRHPADSECWQKFDEHHSWFAADPRNVRLGLACDGFTPFNNLAKPHSIWPVILIPYNLPPWSCMKDQFFMTSLIIPGPKSPGNEIDVYLQPLIDELLELWENGVPTYDAATKETFMLHAALLWTINDFPAYGNLSGWSTKGKLACPSCNADTDSNWLKYGRKHCYMGHRRFLPPDHMWRRRKWLFNGKEDHRMPPRVIGGYDILGQLQMIGDVQFGKSRRKRKRTAEELNWTKSSIFFTLPYWSTLRLRHNLDVMHIEKNIAENILFTLMNTPGKTKDNINSRRDLEILAYRKELHLRREGDSITMPHALYTLYGDEKNKFCEWLSDIKFPDGFSSNISNCVSLRDGKISGMKSHDCHVFLHRLLPIAAGGFLRSDIALALTELSTFFKELCARTLDVNRLSQLQTDIVTILCKLEMIFPPSFFDVMVHLAVHLPREAILGGPVQYRWMYPFERYLGKFKRYVKNKARPEGSIAEAYIHTECLTFCSMYLQDVETRFNRADRNIDADEEATIDGFKIFNQKVRPLGIASNVQLEDKLFKAAIWYVLNNCPEIGPYIQ; encoded by the coding sequence ATGAACGAGCCCGATAGACTCTTATCACCTGTATATGCCGAGGGTGTTAAAAATTTCCTCACACAAGCACGAAATCATGCAAGTGGACGGGATCGAATTCGGTGTCCATGCCGTACATGCCTTAACAATCTGTGGCTGCCTATATATGAGGTGGAAACCCATTTGTTTATCaaagggatcaatccaaattacacGCAGTgggtatttcatggggaggatgAGACAACCTTGTACGTCAGTGATGATGATACTAGTGATGAGGTTATACCAGAAGATGATTACATAGATGACATGCAGCATATGTTGGATGACATCCGAGCAGGGACCTTTATTAATGTGTCCCAACACAACTCTTCTTCGCCAAATAGGCCACCAATACCTGGAGATGAGCCAGCAACTACTTTTGACAAGCTACTGGATGATGCCCGACGACCTCTTTTCGAGGGGtgtacaaaatttacaaaattgtcATTCATTGTCAAGTTATTACACATCAAATCAATCGGTGGATGGTCAATTAAGTCATTTAACATGCTACTTGATCTGCTGCGGTTTGCCTTCCCTGATGCACTCttgccacaatcatatgaggagtcaAAGTCTTTGGAGCGCGGGTTGGGTTTCAATTATCACAAAATCCATGCATGTCCCAACGAttgcatcttattctggaaggaaaatgcatcTCTTAATGAATGCCCTGTATGTAAGGCTTCGAGGTGGATGCCAAATACACACGGCTCACGAGTtatacctcaaaaagtgttgcGCCATTTTCCGTTGAAACCGAGATTGCAGCGTCTCTTTATGTCTGCGAAGATAGCAggtgatatgagatggcataaagatcAACGGCCGATAGATGATATCAGCCTGAGACATCCGGCTGACTCTGAGTGTTGGCaaaaatttgatgaacatcatagTTGGTTCGCTGCGGATCCACGCAATGTGAGGCTTGGTTTGGCCTGTGACGGCTTCACTCCCTTCAACAACTTGGCTAAACCtcatagcatttggccagtgatCCTTATCCCATATAACTTGCCGCcgtggtcatgcatgaaagatcaaTTCTTTATGACATCTTTGATTATTCCTGGTCCAAAGTCGCCAGGGAATGAGATCGATGTGTACTTGCAGCCGTTGATCGATGAACTGCTTGAACTTTGGGAAAATGGGGTCCCTACATATGATGCAGCAACTAAAGAGACGTTTATGTTGCATGCTGCATTGTTGTGGACAATAAATGACTTCCCTGCCTACGGGAATCTCTCTGGCTGGTCAACAAAGGGAAAATTAGCTTGTCCATCTTGTAATGCTGACACagactccaattggttgaaatacggccgaaaacattgttatatgggacaccgCCGTTTCTTACCGCCAGATCACATGTGGAGAAGGAGGAAATGGTTGTTTAATGGCAAGGAAGATCATCGCATGCCACCAAGGGTTATTGGAGGATACGATATTCTAGGTCAATTGCAGATGATTGGCGATGTTCAATTTGGCAAATCTCGTAGGAAGAGAAAACGTACTGCTGAAGAGCTTAACTGGACAAAGTCTAGCATATTCTTCACgttaccttattggtcaacacttcgacttcggcataatttagatgttatgcatattgagaagaatattgccgaaaacatcttattcactttaatgaacactccaggaaaaactaaggataatatcaaCTCAAGGCGTGACCTTGAGATTTTGGCctatagaaaagaattacatttgaggcGTGAAGGTGATTCCATCACAATGCCACATGCACTGTACACATTATACGGagatgaaaagaataaattttgtgagtgGCTCTCCGATATCAAATTCCCAGATGGGTTCTCTTCTAATATCTCGAACTGTGTTTCTCTACGTGATGGCAAAATCAGCGGGATGAAAAGCCACGACTGTCACGTTTTCCTTCATAGACTACTCCCAATTGCTGCTGGGGGGTTTTTACGAAGTGACATTGCCttggctttgactgaacttagcactttcttcaaagagttgtgcgCTCGAACACTGGATGTCAATCGCCTATCACAGCTCCAAACTGATATCGTAACCATTCTATGCAAactggagatgatattccctccatcattttttgatgtcatggtccacctaGCTGTTCATTTGCCCCGTGAGGCCATACTtgggggtccagtacaatataggtggatgtacccatttgagagatatctcggcaaattcaagcggtatgttaagaataaagcccgaccagaaggttcaatagccgaggcctacattcacactgaatgcctgacattttgctccatgtacctccaagatgttgagacgaGGTTCAATCGAGCGGACCGAAACATTGATGCTGACGAAGAGGCAACTATagatggattcaaaattttcaaccagaagGTCCGTCCCTTGGGTATAGCTTCTAATGTGCAATTAGAAGACAAACTCTTTAAGGCAGCCATCTGGTATGTGCTCAACAATTGCCCGGAGATTGGACCCTATATACAGTAA
- the LOC122313038 gene encoding uncharacterized protein LOC122313038 isoform X2, which produces MQSHLEAGGMRSSINYQGDRAGPSSRGGGRIRGIRARRHVPYSARHNRPRGAKISSVYSPEECNQESSDDSTQPPSPPPSTNPIPTPAPIREPSPVREQSPTREHARLEDSPQIVADAPTEPVLTQQQRLRKRGPARCIEFEKVRKNGKVILKINDGETAPCCDHAPMFTTRVSWIVKQYCDMSYARWTDVPQAMKEELIDRVRADFVLDWERENHRLTVTKALRKRFNSFHHDLHKIYQSFGSHEEALANGTSMVDPLVWVKLCGRWGSEAFKKMSSQNRENRKKQAINHTSGRKSFVRILEQKRAENGNLVDFYKETRWSKKKNKFVTDATEEHYKEMQGRLDGLEPEERSGEAAATVFREVLGHRPGYARGLGEMVIPESSRQRDQVKMQCYQSEIERYKKDAEQHKKDAEDYKSQLDEMRSEVRALREHAIQTDRLLQAFFKDHPTFTESYRQTQCNDSPDP; this is translated from the exons ATGCAATCCCATCTTGAAGCTGGAGGCATGAGGAGCAGTATTAATTATCAAG GTGATCGCGCGGGACCTAGTTCTAGAGGCGGAGGGAGAATCCGGGGTATTCGTGCAAGGCGCCACGTACCGTACTCGGCTCGCCACAACCGACCACGGGGAGCAAAAATCTCCTCAGTTTATAGCCCTGAGGAGTGTAATCAAGAGTCCTCGGATGATTCCACACAGCCCCCAAGCCCCCCACCATCCACCAACCCAATTCCCACACCAGCGCCTATTCGAGAACCCTCACCGGTGCGGGAACAATCACCTACTAGAGAACATGCAAGATTGGAAGACTCACCCCAAATTG TTGCAGACGCCCCCACGGAGCCCGTACTAACGCAGCAACAGAGGTTACGAAAACGTGGGCCCGCTCGATGCATTGAGTTTGAGAAGGTGAGAAAGAACGGGAAAGTGATTTTAAAGATAAACGATGGTGAGACTGCCCCTTGTTGTGATCATGCCCCTATGTTCACAACACGAGTATCATGGATTGTGAAACAATattgtgacatgagttatgcGCGATGGACTGATGTCCCACAAGCGATGAAAGAGGAGCTAATTGACCGTGTTCGG GCTGACTTTGTGTTAGACTGGGAAAGGGAAAACCACcggttgacggtgacaaaggcacttcgtaagcgcttcaactccttccatcatgacttgcacaagatttacCAATCCTTTGGAAGCCATGAAGAAGCTTTAGCTAATGGCACAAGCATGGTGGACCCACTTGTATGGGTGAAGTTGTGTGGCAGGTGGGGCAGTGAGGCCTTTAAG AAAATGTCTTCTCAGAACCGGGAGAACCGAAAGAAGCAAGCAATTAATCACACATCAGGACGTAAATCATTCGTCCGAATACTTGAGCAAAAG CGCGctgagaatggaaatttggTGGACTTCTATAAAGAGACACGCTGGtcgaagaaaaagaataagttCGTGACAGATGCTACTGAAGAACATTAC AAGGAGATGCAAGGTAGATTGGATGGCCTAGAACCAGAGGAACGAAGTGGTGAGGCAGCAGCGACGGTCTTTAGGGAGGTCCTCGGACATCGACCTGGATATGCACGAGGACTTGGGGAGATGGTCATCCCCGAGTCAAGTAGACAACGTGACCAAGTTAAAATGCAATGCTACCAGTCAGAGATTGAAAGAtacaagaaagatgctgaacaacataagaaagatgcCGAAGACTATAAGAGTCAGCTGGATGAAATGAGATCAGAGGTGCGGGCTCTTAGGGAGCATGCGATTCAAACTGATAGGCTGCTGCAAGCGTTCTTTAAGGATCATCCCACATTCACTGAGTCATATCGCCAGACTCAGTGTAATGATTCCCCCGACCCATAA